One Spea bombifrons isolate aSpeBom1 chromosome 1, aSpeBom1.2.pri, whole genome shotgun sequence DNA window includes the following coding sequences:
- the RELL1 gene encoding RELT-like protein 1 isoform X1, with protein MSPVSESLLWPQAGAARWRLPRSADDQVLNDVGTKAGDSGNATDGTGHPEYVAFVLVPVFFVMGLLGVLICHILKKKGYRCTTEAEPDVEEKVAGEKIEMHESVGDTNNDTVGQIVSYIMKNEANADVLKAMVADNSMLGDNSVFDPESPTTPNTPVSPSTPVSPATPSKHSCRGHHLHTIGGVADKNACTRCGNKRWLLMKSPPKNKEPKKPRQSVTVLSVGRFRVTKVEPKSKERKRLMSDGTEVTNGEAPSTPVAVDTRQRDGTETEVRFNFQQNRSSIDT; from the exons ATGTCTCCGGTATCCGAGTCCCTGCTGTGGCCCCAGGCGGGGGCAGCGCGCTGGAGATTACCCCGGAGCGCCG ATGACCAAGTGCTTAATGATGTGGGCACCAAAGCAGGTGATTCAGGAAACGCTACTGATGGCACCGGACATCCCGAATATGTTGCATTTGTTCTTGTGCCAGTTTTCTTCGTCATGGGTCTTTTGGGAGTCCTCATTTGTCATATCCTTAAGAAAAAGGGCTATCGCTGTACAACAGAGGCAGAACCTGACGTGGAAGAAAAGGTTGCGGGAGAGAAGATCg AGATGCATGAAAGTGTAGGAGACACGAATAACGACACCGTTGGGCAAATTGTCAGCTACATTATGAAGAATGAAG CGAACGCTGATGTTTTAAAAGCCATGGTGGCCGATAACTCTATGCTTGGGGATAACAGTGTGTTTGACCCAGAGAG CCCTACTACACCAAATACTCCAGTAAGCCCTTCAACTCCCGTTAGTCCTGCCACACCGTCCAAGCACTCTTGTCGAGGACACCATCTTCACACGATCGGGGGAGTAGCTGACAAGAATGCGTGTACCCGATGCGGCAACAAGCGGTGGCTTTTAATGAAGTCGCCTCCGAAAAATAAAGAGCCGAAGAAGCCTCGTCAGTCGGTGACAGTGCTGTCGGTAGGGAG GTTTAGAGTGACAAAAGTGGAACCAAAGTCTAAAGAAAGAAAACGCTTAATGTCTGATGGGACAGAAGTTACAAACGGCGAGGCACCTAGTACACCAGTCGCTGTGGATACCAGGCA
- the RELL1 gene encoding RELT-like protein 1 isoform X2: MSPVSESLLWPQAGAARWRLPRSADDQVLNDVGTKAGDSGNATDGTGHPEYVAFVLVPVFFVMGLLGVLICHILKKKGYRCTTEAEPDVEEKVAGEKIEMHESVGDTNNDTVGQIVSYIMKNEANADVLKAMVADNSMLGDNSVFDPESPTTPNTPVSPSTPVSPATPSKHSCRGHHLHTIGGVADKNACTRCGNKRWLLMKSPPKNKEPKKPRQSVTVLSVGRFRVTKVEPKSKERKRLMSDGTEVTNGEAPSTPVAVDTRQRDGTETENRSSIDT; encoded by the exons ATGTCTCCGGTATCCGAGTCCCTGCTGTGGCCCCAGGCGGGGGCAGCGCGCTGGAGATTACCCCGGAGCGCCG ATGACCAAGTGCTTAATGATGTGGGCACCAAAGCAGGTGATTCAGGAAACGCTACTGATGGCACCGGACATCCCGAATATGTTGCATTTGTTCTTGTGCCAGTTTTCTTCGTCATGGGTCTTTTGGGAGTCCTCATTTGTCATATCCTTAAGAAAAAGGGCTATCGCTGTACAACAGAGGCAGAACCTGACGTGGAAGAAAAGGTTGCGGGAGAGAAGATCg AGATGCATGAAAGTGTAGGAGACACGAATAACGACACCGTTGGGCAAATTGTCAGCTACATTATGAAGAATGAAG CGAACGCTGATGTTTTAAAAGCCATGGTGGCCGATAACTCTATGCTTGGGGATAACAGTGTGTTTGACCCAGAGAG CCCTACTACACCAAATACTCCAGTAAGCCCTTCAACTCCCGTTAGTCCTGCCACACCGTCCAAGCACTCTTGTCGAGGACACCATCTTCACACGATCGGGGGAGTAGCTGACAAGAATGCGTGTACCCGATGCGGCAACAAGCGGTGGCTTTTAATGAAGTCGCCTCCGAAAAATAAAGAGCCGAAGAAGCCTCGTCAGTCGGTGACAGTGCTGTCGGTAGGGAG GTTTAGAGTGACAAAAGTGGAACCAAAGTCTAAAGAAAGAAAACGCTTAATGTCTGATGGGACAGAAGTTACAAACGGCGAGGCACCTAGTACACCAGTCGCTGTGGATACCAGGCA